CGCCCCCATCAATCACCAGGAAGAAGGCCCGCTGGCCACCCACGCAGTCGTCGTTTGGTACGACTGCGATACCTTCCAGGTTGCCGCCCATCGGGCTGCCGTACATCACGACCTGGTTCAGCCGGCGTTCCCCACCAACCAACGTGGAGCCGAGCGTGACAACCTCAGTGCGGTTGTAGTCCGCGCCATGGAAGATGTACAGCAACCCCTCTGATCGATCGAACGCCAGGTCGGCGCTCTCCGAATAGCCGGTCTGGTAGGCCCCCACAAACGTGAACGTGCCATTGGTCCGGTTCAGGTCGAAAGCGTAAAGGCGACCGCCATTCTGATGGGCGACAAACATGAGTCCGCCCATGCCGTTCTGGCTCGTATACGGATTGCCGTTCTGGTCGACGAATCCCTCCGCTGCCAGAAACTCGTCAGGAACGAAGGCGATGCCCTCTGCACCACTGCCGCCATTCAGCGGCAGGTATGGGCTCGTATTCCAGTTGTTTCGCAGCGTCGCCGTTCCATACACCGAGACGTCGTATTCCTTGATCCGCTCCTCACCTTCGATGATGACGTAGACGGAATCCTCGTCGTAATGCGCGACGGTGATGCCCTCGAGATCGCCGAAGCCGGTCCACTCGCCACGATTTCCATTGCGATAGTCAATTTCGTATCCGCCGCTTCCGTTTTCGCGGATGGCCCAGAATTTCGAAGCGTCGCCCCCCGGGCCGTTCCGGCAGACCCATAGACGGCGCGTCAGTGGGTTCCAAGCTGCGCCGCTCATGTCCGAATAAAAGTCGTTCTGACCCGGACCCTCAATGCCCGTCAGATTGACTGCCTGCGCCGCCGGTTCTGCCGGCCACGGCACTTCGGCGCGGGCAGGCACCACGAGCACGATCAGGAACATGACAGCGATGCGCGGCGCCGGAGGGAACAAACTGAGATTGAGGGTTGGGCTCATCTTCTTCTCCCTCCAGATTCCGCGGCTGTCAAACAGAGGTACAAACCGACCACGGAGTCCTGCCTAAATTAACATCTCTACGAACAACTCCAGTAAGTTTAAAATATCTCCCTCTCCGATGCAAACAGCTTGGGGCGATCGCACGCTCAACTGCCTGGCCGCCGACGGCATGCATCCGCCGGCAACGAGCCCATTCTCGGGCGTAGAGCCAAGAAGCTTGGGACGGCCGATCGTTGCCGCCCCATAAGTGCTTCGGCCAAAAGACGGCGCGGAGATTACCCATTTTCGCAAGCACTCCGGAGGGCCAGTCCGATAAGCACGACGTTCTCTTAGCCGATTCGGACTCTCCCCCCGCGTCGTCGAACGTTGACACGTCCCGGGCTCAGCGATACAAGTGGGCGATGAAAGGGTGCTGTGCGCCTGCTTCGGGGCGGTGGGCGAGCCGCGGCCGGAGTTGACTGCAGGTTCTGATGGGTGGAAAACGGGGCGATAATTCGCCCACAAGCGGGCCTTGGGCTCGGGAACGGACGCTAATGAGGAGCACGCGTATGGGTCGGGGCATGATCATCTTTGTTTCGCTCGCGCTGGTGTATAACGTCGCAGCTGAGCCCCAGGATCAAGGCACGGCGGCGACGATTCAGAGTCTTCAGAAAGAACAGCAGCAACTTCGCGCCGACGTGAACAATCTGCGGACCGAACTGCAGAGTCTGCGCCGATTGCTGGCCGACTTGCAGGCCCGTCTGCCGGCGGCCGTGGAGAACAACGCCGAGGCGGTGGACGAGCCCATATCGCTGGCCGCCATCGATCAGAAACTCAACACGATTCTTGGCCAGCTGCAGGTCATCTCAAAAAACGCCACCGCTCCCAAGGCCGAGCCGCGCCGTCCGGCGATGGATCTGGTCGGCAAGCCGGCCCCTCCCATCGCGTTGACGACCATGGCGGGAGCGCCCGTTGGGAACGCGCAGTTCACGAGTCACCCGGCCACCGTGTTGAACTTCGTGGCGCCGAACTGCGGCTTCTGCGCGCGGCAAATCCCCAAGGTCGAGCAGGTTCGTGCTACGTACGAGCCGAAGGGCGTGCGTTTCGTGAATATCAACGAGCAGATGGGCGCAAAAGCGTACACGCCGGAGGAGGCCGCCGCCGAGTACACCTCGCGCGGGTCGAACCTCGAACTGGCGATGGACCCTGGCAACAAGATCGGCGGTGCGTATTTCGCCACTGCGTACCCGACGATGTTCGTGATCCGCAGTGACGGCACGGTGGCGCACGTCAACATCGGCGCGAAGGACAACATCGATCAGATGCTCCAGCAACAGCTCGCCGCGCTGCTGGGAGAATCAAAGCCCGAGCCGGGCAGCGCTCCGCCGGCAGGCAAATGACCACGTCGCTGGCGCTTGAGGTTTCGGGTCCGGGCGCTTCGGCCCCGACAACCGGGGCAGCGTGAGGCTCCGATCTCGCCGGCCCGACTGTGGTGGGCGGGCGGCGCGCCGGATGGTACGTTGCGGTTTGGCGAGCGTTCACGAGTCCGCCGCAGGTCTGCGGGGCGGCCCTGAAGTGTCGCTGGCACGCCAAGCCTGACTGAGCGACGCGATGCGCCGGGCGATCCTGAGGCCCAGCTGCGCTGGGCCAACGCGTGCCGCGCTTTTGCGGTGCGAACCGTGATCGTCTCTGCACGCGCCCCTGTGGACGCGCGCCCGCTCCGTGCGGCCTGGCCGGGCACGGGCCGTGCACGTGTCGGACGGGCGCCTACCGGCAAGCGTGGTATGCGAGACTGGTGCGCGCGTCGCGCCAGACCAGGACACGCTCCGCGCCCAACCGCGCTCGTCCAATGGGTCACCGCGGGACCGGCGCAGCGCCCGCGCGCAGGCCGCGGGCGATGACGAAATAAGAAAAACCTTGAAGCCAACCAAGGCGTCCGGTAACATGCTAACAGGACACGTAGCGGGCAGTGTGCCCGCATGCGGGGTAGGTGTGCGAACGAAGCGCATGTCTGAGGCGGCTGCGTTGGCGGGGCTGAATGGTTTGGGCACAGCCAAGTGGGGTCACTTGAGTCCCATGTCCCGTCTTGCGTTGGGGTAGTGCATCTGTCGCCGGGCCGCGCGGCATTCCGGCCGGCGCAGCGCACAACATGAGGATCGCGAGATGTTCACGTCTCGGCGCGGGCTGCAGACTGGCACCGTGGCGTCTGGCGCGCGGGCATCGGGAGGCAATGTCGTGGCAGGCAACAGAACACATCGGGGGGGCTGGATGGGACTGCAAGCCGTGGGGCTGCGCTTCGCACGGGCGACGCTGTCGACACCGCCGAGCGCGAACAAAGGAGCGAAGATCATGCGGCGAACTATGACCTCGCTGATCGTAATCGGTGCGGTGCTGGCGGCGACTGAAGCGGCCCGTGCGGCAGACCCGGTGACGGTGACGTTCCAGCAAGGTGTGAACGGGTACAGCGGGACGGTGGACACGTACATCCAGTACAACGTGACCAGTCCGAACGCCGGCGCGACCACGCTCTCGGCCGACGGTACACCGCCCGATACGGACATCCGGCAGATTCTCCTTCGTTTCGACAACATCTTCGGGGCTGGTGCCAATCAGATCCCCGCCGGTGCGGTCATCACTTCCGCCACGCTGACTGTGAACGTCTCGAACGACATCGCCATCGTGACGAACATCCACCGCATGCTTCATACCTGGGACGATGACGACGTTTGGAGCACGTTCGGGAACGGCAGCCCGTGGAACACGACGGCGGGCGTGCAGGCCGACGGCGTGGACGCAGTGTCAACGCCCGATGCCGCACCGGCCACCGTCACCCCGGCCGGATTGAGAACCATCGACGTGACGACCAGCCTGCAGGCCTGGTCGACCAACACTGCGAGCAACTTCGGCTGGGTGTTCCTCGTGGCTGGGGCCGACACGTTGGCCTTTGATTCCTCCGAAGGTGCGACGCACCCTCTGCTGACTGTGAAGTACTACCCCCCGGGGACGCAGTCGATCACATTCCAGAACGGATTGAACGGCTATGCTGGCACGCATGACGCACATATCATGGAATACTACCTCACCACGAACTACGGCAGCGCAGCGGTAGTGAAGTGGGACACTGACGAGCCGAACAGCAGCGGCAAGTACTCGTACGGCCTGTTCCGTTTCGATGGTGTATTTGGGAGCGACGCCAACCAGATTCCGAGCGGATCCACGATCCTCGCTGCGACATTGACGCTGTACATCACGAACGTCACGGCCACCGCTGCCACCATGAACGAGGTCGCGGTTGACTGGACCGAAGACGCCGTCACCTGGAACACTTTCGGTGCCACGGCAGGTGTTCAAGCCGAGGACTACGGCGCCACAGTGGGCTCCGTCCCGTTGGGCACAATCAACACCACCTCGGACATCGACGTCACGTCGAGCATCGCGTACTGGGCGGCCACGCCCATCGCCAACCGCGGCTGGATCATCCGGCCGAACACGACCGACGGCCAGGAGTGCGCTTCAAGCGAGGCGACAACGCAGACGCAGCGCCCGAAGCTGACCGTGCTTTATGTGCCGCCGCCGTGTACTAGCGACCTCGACTGCGACGACGGCCTCTTCTGCAACGGCGATGAAACCTGCAACACCGGCACGGGCGTCTGCGAGGCCGGCACGCCGGTGAGCTGTAGCTCCCCGACCCCCTACTGCGACGAGACCCTCGAGACGTGCGTGGAGTGCCTGACGAGCGCGCAATGCAGCGACGGAGACGTGTGCAATGGCACGGAGGCCTGCGTGGCGGGCGTGTGCGAGGATGGAACGCCTCTGACCTGCGACGACGAGGTCGCGTGTACGGACGATTCGTGCGTTCCGGCCTCAGGCTGCCAGCACGTCGATAACTGCACGGGTGGAAAGGTGTGCAACCACACAACGGGCAACTGTGAGCGTGCACCCGTCACCGTGACGTTCCAGCAGGGGGACGCGAACGGTTACACCGGCACGGCGGACACGTACATTGACAGTACCCTGGGTAGCCAGGCTACGGCCAACCCGCTGGTCGTCGATCTGGACCCGGTCGTCGAACAGGCGCTCATTCGGTTCGACGGAATCTTCGGGTCCGGCGCGAACCAGATTCCAGCCGGATCGACCATCGAGTCTGCGACCCTGACGATGAGAGTCGGGGGCGACACCAACGACTACAGCCCGAACCCGGTGGGCTTCCACCGGCTGCTCCATCCCTGGGACGCTACCGATGTCTGGGCCGATTACGGCGTGGCGCCGTGGAACCTGGAGGCCGGGGTCCAGGCGGATGACGACGACGCGCTGGAAATCGCCGACGCGACCACGACCATGGGCGCCCTGAACACGTCCTATCCGGTGGACGTAACGGGGGCTGTCCAGGCGTGGTCGGCTGCGCCGTCGAGCAACTACGGGTGGGTGATCTTGATGACAACCGGGACGGACGGGCTGCGCGTGCAATCTTCCGAGTCCACGACCGTCTCGTACCGGCCGCTGCTATCGGTGACGTACACTACCGGCTGCGACAGCGACGCCGATTGCGACGACGGCAACCCCTGCACCGATGATACATGCGACGTTGACACGGGCGAGTGCACGAATGTCGCCGACGACAACAACCCCTGCTCCGACGGCAATGACTGCACGGACGACGTCTGCGTGGGCGGCGTCTGCGTCGGCACTAACGACGACTTGAACACGTGCGATGATGGAATTGCCTGCACGGGCGACGACCTATGCAACCAGGGCGTGTGCGCCGGCACTGATGGGTGCACGCCGCCCCTGATATGTAACCACGCCACGGGCGTGTGTGAGCCGCCGGCACCGCTGTTGCCGATCGTGGAAGGCAACGAGTGGAAGTACTTCCGCGGGCAGTCGGAGCCGCCGGTCAACTGGAACACAGTTGCATTTGACGATTCTTCGTGGGAAACCGGCCCGAGTGGATTCGGATACGCCGATGGCGACGATAACACGTTGCTCGACGCGAGCAATCCCCCGGCGATGCAGAACAACTACTTGAGCGTGTACATCCGCCGCGCATTCTACGTGTCCGATCCATCGTCCGTATACGGCCTCGAGTTGTCGGTGGACTACGACGACGCCTACGTCTGCTACATCAACGGAACGGAGGTCGCGCGGAGCAGCAACATCACGGGCACTCCGCCGCCGTACAACGCCAGCCAGTCAAGCGGTCACATCAGCGTGGACCACGAGGCTGGAACACCCGTGCTCACAAGTGTGGCTCCCGGGGTGCTGACTGCGGGCTACAACGTCCTCGCGTGCCAGGGGCACAACGCGACCATAGGGAGTTCGGACTTCTCGCTTATTCCCGAGTTGGAAGAGGTCGCCGCGCCGAATGCGCCGCCGGATCAGCCGACCGATCCTTCCCCGGTCGATGGCGCAATTAACGTCGCGCTCAGCCCGGATTTGTGCGTCGACGTGAGCGACCCCGAAGCGGAGGAACTCACGGTCACGTTCTGGGGCCGCGAAGTGACCGGCGAAGCGGGCGATCCGTTCACAATCGTCGTGCTGCCCGATCCGCAGAACTACGCCCAGAGCTACCCGTCCACCTACTATGCGCAGACGCAGTGGTGCGTGGACAACCGCGTCTCGCGGAATATTGTCTTCGTC
The nucleotide sequence above comes from Phycisphaerae bacterium. Encoded proteins:
- a CDS encoding redoxin domain-containing protein, encoding MGRGMIIFVSLALVYNVAAEPQDQGTAATIQSLQKEQQQLRADVNNLRTELQSLRRLLADLQARLPAAVENNAEAVDEPISLAAIDQKLNTILGQLQVISKNATAPKAEPRRPAMDLVGKPAPPIALTTMAGAPVGNAQFTSHPATVLNFVAPNCGFCARQIPKVEQVRATYEPKGVRFVNINEQMGAKAYTPEEAAAEYTSRGSNLELAMDPGNKIGGAYFATAYPTMFVIRSDGTVAHVNIGAKDNIDQMLQQQLAALLGESKPEPGSAPPAGK